The following coding sequences lie in one Glycine max cultivar Williams 82 chromosome 19, Glycine_max_v4.0, whole genome shotgun sequence genomic window:
- the LOC100801311 gene encoding dehydration-responsive element-binding protein 2F yields MDTCKKSPLKPWKKGPTRGKGGPQNASCEYRGVRQRTWGKWVAEIREPKKRTRLWLGSFATAEEAAMAYDEAARRLYGPDAYLNLPHLQPRSTSTITSGKFKWFPSKNFISMFPSCGLLNVNAQPSVHLIHQRLQELKRNSVVSQSSSSSSNDPKAEIQNVDSKNHGEDENPPKDVQTSSEEVLGDLQEKPQIDLHEFLQQMGILKEERQSERTDSSGSSTVREAVLTDDCDHLGVFSDKSVNWEALIEMHGLAGIQESEVTQLEAYEPNDDLTFSTSIWNF; encoded by the coding sequence ATGGATACTTGCAAGAAGTCCCCTTTGAAGCCATGGAAGAAAGGGCCAACAAGGGGGAAAGGCGGGCCCCAGAACGCCTCCTGCGAGTACCGAGGCGTTCGGCAGCGAACTTGGGGCAAATGGGTTGCTGAGATAAGAGAGCCAAAGAAGAGAACCAGGCTCTGGCTTGGTTCTTTTGCCACAGCTGAAGAAGCTGCCATGGCTTATGATGAGGCTGCTAGGAGACTCTATGGTCCAGATGCATACCTTAATCTCCCCCACCTGCAACCCAGGTCCACTTCAACTATCACGTCAGGAAAGTTCAAATGGTTCCCTTCCAAGAACTTCATTTCAATGTTTCCTTCCTGTGGATTACTCAATGTAAATGCTCAACCTAGTGTTCATTTAATCCATCAGAGGCTGCAAGAGCTTAAGCGAAATTCAGTTGTGAGTCAATCCTCATCTAGTTCATCCAATGATCCAAAGGCAGAAATTCAGAATGTAGACAGCAAAAATCACGGAGAAGATGAAAATCCTCCAAAAGATGTTCAAACATCATCAGAGGAGGTGCTTGGAGATCTTCAGGAGAAACCCCAGATAGACCTCCATGAGTTTCTTCAACAGATGGGAATACTTAAAGAAGAAAGACAGTCAGAAAGAACTGATAGCTCAGGAAGTTCAACAGTGCGTGAAGCTGTGTTGACAGATGACTGTGATCATTTGGGAGTGTTTTCTGACAAGAGTGTTAACTGGGAGGCATTGATTGAGATGCATGGACTTGCAGGTATTCAGGAATCAGAAGTCACTCAGCTTGAAGCATATGAGCCAAATGATGATCTAACTTTCTCAACTTCCATTTGGAACTTTTAA